The Tubulanus polymorphus chromosome 1, tnTubPoly1.2, whole genome shotgun sequence genome contains a region encoding:
- the LOC141908224 gene encoding dual specificity protein phosphatase 10-like isoform X1 — MTGYSSVEVLPCVSLQDRRVSLKLDLKLDSGNRMSSSATSPCGRTTTPGSLSLAAPRRPTLGSPPPSKKLKLNDNHHGFSNNFTLNITAVKTVSPNELASRMTRNKPPVIVDCRSFMSYNMGHIQGALNINCTDRHNKKRLQQGKCGIAELLNSKDTRELLRKRHTRDIVVYDECSSELSGIHPSDPMHFALSSILRENRDIAFLKGGITDFRKQYQGLCENSVKSPRQNCSTLYSPTSSANEPDIETAKASPVLPFLYLGNERDAANKNLLDDLKITYVLNVTSHIPGHFENQGITYKRLPATDSGQQNLKQYFEEAFSFIDEARDNGVNILIHCHAGVSRSATITIAYIMKHTLMSMIDTYRYVKNKRAIISPNFNFMGQLLEFEQALNSGKTPRVLEPRLNGIESNV, encoded by the exons ATGACGGGTTACAGTTCGGTTGAAGTTTTGCCGTGTGTGAGTTTGCAGGACCGGAGAGTTAGTTTGAAACTGGATTTAAAACTGGATAGCGGGAACAGGATGTCCAGCAGCGCGACTTCGCCGTGCGGTCGCACGACGACTCCTGGATCTTTAAGTTTGGCAGCACCGCGACGCCCGACGTTGGGCTCGCCACCGCCGTCGAAAAAGCTGAAACTAAACGACAATCACCACGGATTTAGCAACAATTTTACACTGAATATCACGGCGGTGAAAACGGTTTCTCCGAACGAACTGGCGAGTAGGATGACCAGAAATAAACCCCCGGTAATCGTGGACTGTCGTTCGTTTATGTCTTACAACATGGGACATATTCAGGGCGCGTTGAACATAAACTGTACCGACAGGCACAACAAGAAAAGACTGCAGCAGGGGAAATGCGGTATCGCCGAGTTGCTTAACTCGAAAGATACGAGGGAACTTTTGAGGAAACGTCACACGAGGGACATCGTCGTATATGACGAGTGTTCTTCCGAATTATCAGGAATTCATCCATCCGATCCCATGCATTTTGCATTATCTTCAATACTCAGGGAAAACAGAGACATCGCTTTTTTGAAGG GTGGAATCACCGATTTTCGCAAACAGTACCAAGGACTGTGCGAAAACTCAGTAAAGTCGCCACGTCAGAATTGCTCGACACTTTACAGTCCGACTAGTTCAGCTAACGAACCGGACATAGAAACTGCCAAAGCGTCACCAGTATTGCCTTTTCTATATTTAG GAAATGAGCGAGATGCCGCCAACAAAAATCTCCTCGACGACCTGAAAATAACATACGTTCTGAATGTGACGTCGCACATTCCTGGACACTTCGAAAATCAGGGAATCACGTACAAACGTTTGCCGGCAACGGATTCCGGACAACAAAACCTCAAACAGTACTTCGAAGAAGCGTTCTCGTTTATCG ACGAAGCTCGGGACAACGGTGTCAACATTCTAATACATTGTCACGCGGGAGTGTCGAGGTCGGCCACCATCACCATCGCCTACATTATGAAACACACTCTCATGTCGATGATCGACACGTATCGGTACGTGAAAAACAAACGGGCAATCATATCACCGAACTTCAACTTCATGGGACAACTGCTTGAGTTCGAACAAGCGCTTAATTCAGGGAAAACGCCGCGAGTATTAGAACCGAGACTGAACGGAATCGAATCGAACGTATGA
- the LOC141908224 gene encoding dual specificity protein phosphatase 10-like isoform X2 codes for MGYRLSSMSSLDIGGLVLGGITDFRKQYQGLCENSVKSPRQNCSTLYSPTSSANEPDIETAKASPVLPFLYLGNERDAANKNLLDDLKITYVLNVTSHIPGHFENQGITYKRLPATDSGQQNLKQYFEEAFSFIDEARDNGVNILIHCHAGVSRSATITIAYIMKHTLMSMIDTYRYVKNKRAIISPNFNFMGQLLEFEQALNSGKTPRVLEPRLNGIESNV; via the exons ATGGGATACAGGCTTTCATCAATGTCGTCTTTGGATATAGGTGGATTAGTTTTAG GTGGAATCACCGATTTTCGCAAACAGTACCAAGGACTGTGCGAAAACTCAGTAAAGTCGCCACGTCAGAATTGCTCGACACTTTACAGTCCGACTAGTTCAGCTAACGAACCGGACATAGAAACTGCCAAAGCGTCACCAGTATTGCCTTTTCTATATTTAG GAAATGAGCGAGATGCCGCCAACAAAAATCTCCTCGACGACCTGAAAATAACATACGTTCTGAATGTGACGTCGCACATTCCTGGACACTTCGAAAATCAGGGAATCACGTACAAACGTTTGCCGGCAACGGATTCCGGACAACAAAACCTCAAACAGTACTTCGAAGAAGCGTTCTCGTTTATCG ACGAAGCTCGGGACAACGGTGTCAACATTCTAATACATTGTCACGCGGGAGTGTCGAGGTCGGCCACCATCACCATCGCCTACATTATGAAACACACTCTCATGTCGATGATCGACACGTATCGGTACGTGAAAAACAAACGGGCAATCATATCACCGAACTTCAACTTCATGGGACAACTGCTTGAGTTCGAACAAGCGCTTAATTCAGGGAAAACGCCGCGAGTATTAGAACCGAGACTGAACGGAATCGAATCGAACGTATGA
- the LOC141901867 gene encoding uncharacterized protein LOC141901867 produces MMSSDDGDKNHTLSLVEYMSNYMKSKVKPNWESKTIENEGVDRDDMTNYLESNGIRGERLKKALEFFANDSSKSDNLVSFSAIERYLNVDIPEIVGEFCARYQKAKNEPAASK; encoded by the exons ATGATGTCGAGCGACGATGGAGACAAGAACCACACGTTATCATTAGTTGAATACATGTCGAACTATATGAA AAGTAAAGTGAAGCCCAATTGGGAGTCAAAAACGATCGAAAACGAAGGCGTCGATCGGGATGATATGACCAATTATCTGGAGTCGAATGGCATCAGAGGGGAACGATTGAAGAAAGCTCTCGAATTCTTCGCGAACGATTCGTCGAAAAGCGATAATTTAGTCAGTTTCAGCGCTATCGAGAGATACTTGAACGTTGACATCCCCGAAATAGTCGGCGAATTTTGTGCCAGATACCAGAAGGCAAAAAACGAACCAGCGGCTTCGAAGTAA
- the LOC141902988 gene encoding transcription initiation factor IIA subunit 1-like isoform X2, producing MSGTTNVQRLYGSVVGDVINNVREAFLDEGVDEQVLLELKQLWESKLAQSKAVESGPSANEKLMQTYAQAQKGPINVQPTKKYVPPPTILTQLGVGGRIEMSRRYQNSYNVQHHQNMSIREHPNQRRFPFDGFASCRTPYQSRPIQPRYHHPPPPHTTQPGACSYDSAPAPYNNNNHSYNRAPCAYSTPSSMSMGASQAAATATVALPQMYQHQLGAGSFTLQGSTDQPTFIIQPSGQVLTTSTGMSQLPIQAAIQTGQSATQGGRVVYTLPIQTTTAAQQAQVQPGVQVAGTTGILQLDGAHDSSSDDDDDFDDDDKDDDNDDEQNEEDNEYQGEEEEPLNSGDDVSDVDPSELFDADNVVVCQYDKINRCKAKWKFHLKDGIMNLNGKDYVFQKATGDADW from the exons ATGTCCGGTACTACGAACGTG caACGTTTATATGGTTCAGTGGTAGGtgatgttataaataatgtgAGAGAAGCGTTCCTAGATGAAGGTGTTGATGAACAAGTTCTGCTTGAGTTGAAACAG TTGTGGGAGAGCAAACTAGCACAATCAAAAGCCGTTGAAAGTGGTCCATCGGCGAATGAGAAACTCATGCAAACCTATGCCCAAGCACAAAAGGGACCAATAAATGTTCAACCAACGAAAAAATATg tGCCTCCACCAACAATCTTAACCCAACTTGGAGTTGGAGGACGTATTGAAATG TCCAGACGTTACCAAAATTCGTATAATGTTCAGCACCATCAAAATATGTCTATCAGGGAACAT CCGAACCAGCGACGATTTCCCTTCGACGGCTTCGCGAGCTGTCGTACTCCCTATCAATCGAGGCCCATACAGCCACGGTACCACCATCCACCACCACCGCATACCACACAACCGGGCGCGTGTTCGTACGATAGCGCGCCGGCGCCGTACAACAACAATAATCATAGTTACAATCGAGCGCCGTGCGCTTATAGCACTCCGTCGTCCATGTCGATGGGGGCG AGTCAGGCTGCGGCAACTGCTACTGTCGCTCTGCCTCAGATGTATCAACATCAACTTGGTGCTGGCAGTTTCACACTTCAAGGTTCTACAG ATCAGCCGACGTTCATAATTCAACCTTCCGGTCAGGTTTTGACTACCAGTACCGGCATGTCACAGCTACCCATACAAGCGGCTATACAGACAGGACAG TCTGCTACTCAAGGAGGGCGCGTTGTTTACACGTTACCGATACAAACGACTACGGCAGCTCAACAAGCCCAG GTACAGCCCGGTGTACAAGTAGCCGGAACGACCGGTATACTGCAGCTCGATGGCGCCCATGACAGTAGctccgacgacgacgatgacttcgacgacgacgataaaGATGACGATAACGATGACGAACAGAACGAAGAAGACAACGAATACCAGGGCGAAGAGGAG GAGCCACTTAATTCTGGAGATGATGTCAGCGATGTGGATCCATCGGAATTATTTGACGCCGACAATGTTGTAGTGTGCCAGTATGATAAG ATAAATCGATGTAAAGCGAAATGGAAATTCCACCTGAAGGACGGTATAATGAATCTCAACGGTAAAGACTATGTTTTCCAGAAGGCGACCGGTGACGCCGACTGGTGA
- the LOC141902988 gene encoding transcription initiation factor IIA subunit 1-like isoform X5: MSGTTNVQRLYGSVVGDVINNVREAFLDEGVDEQVLLELKQLWESKLAQSKAVESGPSANEKLMQTYAQAQKGPINVQPTKKYVPPPTILTQLGVGGRIEMSQAAATATVALPQMYQHQLGAGSFTLQGSTDQPTFIIQPSGQVLTTSTGMSQLPIQAAIQTGQSATQGGRVVYTLPIQTTTAAQQAQVQPGVQVAGTTGILQLDGAHDSSSDDDDDFDDDDKDDDNDDEQNEEDNEYQGEEEEPLNSGDDVSDVDPSELFDADNVVVCQYDKINRCKAKWKFHLKDGIMNLNGKDYVFQKATGDADW, from the exons ATGTCCGGTACTACGAACGTG caACGTTTATATGGTTCAGTGGTAGGtgatgttataaataatgtgAGAGAAGCGTTCCTAGATGAAGGTGTTGATGAACAAGTTCTGCTTGAGTTGAAACAG TTGTGGGAGAGCAAACTAGCACAATCAAAAGCCGTTGAAAGTGGTCCATCGGCGAATGAGAAACTCATGCAAACCTATGCCCAAGCACAAAAGGGACCAATAAATGTTCAACCAACGAAAAAATATg tGCCTCCACCAACAATCTTAACCCAACTTGGAGTTGGAGGACGTATTGAAATG AGTCAGGCTGCGGCAACTGCTACTGTCGCTCTGCCTCAGATGTATCAACATCAACTTGGTGCTGGCAGTTTCACACTTCAAGGTTCTACAG ATCAGCCGACGTTCATAATTCAACCTTCCGGTCAGGTTTTGACTACCAGTACCGGCATGTCACAGCTACCCATACAAGCGGCTATACAGACAGGACAG TCTGCTACTCAAGGAGGGCGCGTTGTTTACACGTTACCGATACAAACGACTACGGCAGCTCAACAAGCCCAG GTACAGCCCGGTGTACAAGTAGCCGGAACGACCGGTATACTGCAGCTCGATGGCGCCCATGACAGTAGctccgacgacgacgatgacttcgacgacgacgataaaGATGACGATAACGATGACGAACAGAACGAAGAAGACAACGAATACCAGGGCGAAGAGGAG GAGCCACTTAATTCTGGAGATGATGTCAGCGATGTGGATCCATCGGAATTATTTGACGCCGACAATGTTGTAGTGTGCCAGTATGATAAG ATAAATCGATGTAAAGCGAAATGGAAATTCCACCTGAAGGACGGTATAATGAATCTCAACGGTAAAGACTATGTTTTCCAGAAGGCGACCGGTGACGCCGACTGGTGA
- the LOC141902988 gene encoding transcription initiation factor IIA subunit 1-like isoform X3, whose translation MSGTTNVQRLYGSVVGDVINNVREAFLDEGVDEQVLLELKQLWESKLAQSKAVESGPSANEKLMQTYAQAQKGPINVQPTKKYVPPPTILTQLGVGGRIEMLLYGSSSRRYQNSYNVQHHQNMSIREHSQAAATATVALPQMYQHQLGAGSFTLQGSTDQPTFIIQPSGQVLTTSTGMSQLPIQAAIQTGQSATQGGRVVYTLPIQTTTAAQQAQVQPGVQVAGTTGILQLDGAHDSSSDDDDDFDDDDKDDDNDDEQNEEDNEYQGEEEEPLNSGDDVSDVDPSELFDADNVVVCQYDKINRCKAKWKFHLKDGIMNLNGKDYVFQKATGDADW comes from the exons ATGTCCGGTACTACGAACGTG caACGTTTATATGGTTCAGTGGTAGGtgatgttataaataatgtgAGAGAAGCGTTCCTAGATGAAGGTGTTGATGAACAAGTTCTGCTTGAGTTGAAACAG TTGTGGGAGAGCAAACTAGCACAATCAAAAGCCGTTGAAAGTGGTCCATCGGCGAATGAGAAACTCATGCAAACCTATGCCCAAGCACAAAAGGGACCAATAAATGTTCAACCAACGAAAAAATATg tGCCTCCACCAACAATCTTAACCCAACTTGGAGTTGGAGGACGTATTGAAATG CTTCTGTATGGTTCATCG TCCAGACGTTACCAAAATTCGTATAATGTTCAGCACCATCAAAATATGTCTATCAGGGAACAT AGTCAGGCTGCGGCAACTGCTACTGTCGCTCTGCCTCAGATGTATCAACATCAACTTGGTGCTGGCAGTTTCACACTTCAAGGTTCTACAG ATCAGCCGACGTTCATAATTCAACCTTCCGGTCAGGTTTTGACTACCAGTACCGGCATGTCACAGCTACCCATACAAGCGGCTATACAGACAGGACAG TCTGCTACTCAAGGAGGGCGCGTTGTTTACACGTTACCGATACAAACGACTACGGCAGCTCAACAAGCCCAG GTACAGCCCGGTGTACAAGTAGCCGGAACGACCGGTATACTGCAGCTCGATGGCGCCCATGACAGTAGctccgacgacgacgatgacttcgacgacgacgataaaGATGACGATAACGATGACGAACAGAACGAAGAAGACAACGAATACCAGGGCGAAGAGGAG GAGCCACTTAATTCTGGAGATGATGTCAGCGATGTGGATCCATCGGAATTATTTGACGCCGACAATGTTGTAGTGTGCCAGTATGATAAG ATAAATCGATGTAAAGCGAAATGGAAATTCCACCTGAAGGACGGTATAATGAATCTCAACGGTAAAGACTATGTTTTCCAGAAGGCGACCGGTGACGCCGACTGGTGA
- the LOC141902988 gene encoding transcription initiation factor IIA subunit 1-like isoform X4 has product MSGTTNVQRLYGSVVGDVINNVREAFLDEGVDEQVLLELKQLWESKLAQSKAVESGPSANEKLMQTYAQAQKGPINVQPTKKYVPPPTILTQLGVGGRIEMSRRYQNSYNVQHHQNMSIREHSQAAATATVALPQMYQHQLGAGSFTLQGSTDQPTFIIQPSGQVLTTSTGMSQLPIQAAIQTGQSATQGGRVVYTLPIQTTTAAQQAQVQPGVQVAGTTGILQLDGAHDSSSDDDDDFDDDDKDDDNDDEQNEEDNEYQGEEEEPLNSGDDVSDVDPSELFDADNVVVCQYDKINRCKAKWKFHLKDGIMNLNGKDYVFQKATGDADW; this is encoded by the exons ATGTCCGGTACTACGAACGTG caACGTTTATATGGTTCAGTGGTAGGtgatgttataaataatgtgAGAGAAGCGTTCCTAGATGAAGGTGTTGATGAACAAGTTCTGCTTGAGTTGAAACAG TTGTGGGAGAGCAAACTAGCACAATCAAAAGCCGTTGAAAGTGGTCCATCGGCGAATGAGAAACTCATGCAAACCTATGCCCAAGCACAAAAGGGACCAATAAATGTTCAACCAACGAAAAAATATg tGCCTCCACCAACAATCTTAACCCAACTTGGAGTTGGAGGACGTATTGAAATG TCCAGACGTTACCAAAATTCGTATAATGTTCAGCACCATCAAAATATGTCTATCAGGGAACAT AGTCAGGCTGCGGCAACTGCTACTGTCGCTCTGCCTCAGATGTATCAACATCAACTTGGTGCTGGCAGTTTCACACTTCAAGGTTCTACAG ATCAGCCGACGTTCATAATTCAACCTTCCGGTCAGGTTTTGACTACCAGTACCGGCATGTCACAGCTACCCATACAAGCGGCTATACAGACAGGACAG TCTGCTACTCAAGGAGGGCGCGTTGTTTACACGTTACCGATACAAACGACTACGGCAGCTCAACAAGCCCAG GTACAGCCCGGTGTACAAGTAGCCGGAACGACCGGTATACTGCAGCTCGATGGCGCCCATGACAGTAGctccgacgacgacgatgacttcgacgacgacgataaaGATGACGATAACGATGACGAACAGAACGAAGAAGACAACGAATACCAGGGCGAAGAGGAG GAGCCACTTAATTCTGGAGATGATGTCAGCGATGTGGATCCATCGGAATTATTTGACGCCGACAATGTTGTAGTGTGCCAGTATGATAAG ATAAATCGATGTAAAGCGAAATGGAAATTCCACCTGAAGGACGGTATAATGAATCTCAACGGTAAAGACTATGTTTTCCAGAAGGCGACCGGTGACGCCGACTGGTGA
- the LOC141902988 gene encoding transcription initiation factor IIA subunit 1-like isoform X1: MSGTTNVQRLYGSVVGDVINNVREAFLDEGVDEQVLLELKQLWESKLAQSKAVESGPSANEKLMQTYAQAQKGPINVQPTKKYVPPPTILTQLGVGGRIEMLLYGSSSRRYQNSYNVQHHQNMSIREHPNQRRFPFDGFASCRTPYQSRPIQPRYHHPPPPHTTQPGACSYDSAPAPYNNNNHSYNRAPCAYSTPSSMSMGASQAAATATVALPQMYQHQLGAGSFTLQGSTDQPTFIIQPSGQVLTTSTGMSQLPIQAAIQTGQSATQGGRVVYTLPIQTTTAAQQAQVQPGVQVAGTTGILQLDGAHDSSSDDDDDFDDDDKDDDNDDEQNEEDNEYQGEEEEPLNSGDDVSDVDPSELFDADNVVVCQYDKINRCKAKWKFHLKDGIMNLNGKDYVFQKATGDADW, translated from the exons ATGTCCGGTACTACGAACGTG caACGTTTATATGGTTCAGTGGTAGGtgatgttataaataatgtgAGAGAAGCGTTCCTAGATGAAGGTGTTGATGAACAAGTTCTGCTTGAGTTGAAACAG TTGTGGGAGAGCAAACTAGCACAATCAAAAGCCGTTGAAAGTGGTCCATCGGCGAATGAGAAACTCATGCAAACCTATGCCCAAGCACAAAAGGGACCAATAAATGTTCAACCAACGAAAAAATATg tGCCTCCACCAACAATCTTAACCCAACTTGGAGTTGGAGGACGTATTGAAATG CTTCTGTATGGTTCATCG TCCAGACGTTACCAAAATTCGTATAATGTTCAGCACCATCAAAATATGTCTATCAGGGAACAT CCGAACCAGCGACGATTTCCCTTCGACGGCTTCGCGAGCTGTCGTACTCCCTATCAATCGAGGCCCATACAGCCACGGTACCACCATCCACCACCACCGCATACCACACAACCGGGCGCGTGTTCGTACGATAGCGCGCCGGCGCCGTACAACAACAATAATCATAGTTACAATCGAGCGCCGTGCGCTTATAGCACTCCGTCGTCCATGTCGATGGGGGCG AGTCAGGCTGCGGCAACTGCTACTGTCGCTCTGCCTCAGATGTATCAACATCAACTTGGTGCTGGCAGTTTCACACTTCAAGGTTCTACAG ATCAGCCGACGTTCATAATTCAACCTTCCGGTCAGGTTTTGACTACCAGTACCGGCATGTCACAGCTACCCATACAAGCGGCTATACAGACAGGACAG TCTGCTACTCAAGGAGGGCGCGTTGTTTACACGTTACCGATACAAACGACTACGGCAGCTCAACAAGCCCAG GTACAGCCCGGTGTACAAGTAGCCGGAACGACCGGTATACTGCAGCTCGATGGCGCCCATGACAGTAGctccgacgacgacgatgacttcgacgacgacgataaaGATGACGATAACGATGACGAACAGAACGAAGAAGACAACGAATACCAGGGCGAAGAGGAG GAGCCACTTAATTCTGGAGATGATGTCAGCGATGTGGATCCATCGGAATTATTTGACGCCGACAATGTTGTAGTGTGCCAGTATGATAAG ATAAATCGATGTAAAGCGAAATGGAAATTCCACCTGAAGGACGGTATAATGAATCTCAACGGTAAAGACTATGTTTTCCAGAAGGCGACCGGTGACGCCGACTGGTGA